A stretch of the Pseudoalteromonas phenolica genome encodes the following:
- a CDS encoding SDR family NAD(P)-dependent oxidoreductase encodes MIRSVLITGANAGLGKEAAKQLAAHAEIDMIYLACRNPEKALAAQKELEGETGRSIFKILIMDVSNLHSVRTAVQNLAKPVDALVMNAGGTGGRNFNRLNEQGVTEIFAVNLLGHAVLTEELIKAQKLIKVAMYAGSEAARGVQEMGMKQPEFIDSSVEEFISVCDGSLFGDITDATIPYGPIKYMGAMWMSAMARRYPEVRFITMSPGATTGTEGFNSLSFVKQYVMKTMMKVMLWLGKVHQVETGAQRYLRSLFDTSLVSGTFYASQKGLTGPISDQSKLFNDLANHKYQDNVYLAIKKFAD; translated from the coding sequence ATGATCAGAAGCGTATTAATCACAGGCGCGAATGCTGGTTTAGGTAAAGAGGCGGCCAAGCAACTGGCAGCTCATGCAGAAATAGACATGATTTATTTAGCATGCCGTAACCCAGAAAAAGCCCTTGCCGCACAAAAAGAGTTAGAAGGTGAAACAGGTCGATCTATTTTTAAAATATTGATAATGGATGTAAGTAATTTACATTCGGTGCGCACAGCAGTACAAAATTTGGCAAAGCCTGTTGATGCTTTGGTAATGAACGCAGGAGGGACAGGTGGAAGAAACTTTAATCGGCTTAACGAACAAGGTGTAACGGAGATTTTTGCGGTAAATTTACTAGGCCATGCTGTTTTAACCGAAGAGCTAATTAAAGCTCAGAAACTTATTAAGGTTGCTATGTATGCGGGTTCTGAGGCTGCAAGAGGTGTTCAAGAAATGGGCATGAAACAACCTGAGTTTATAGATTCTTCGGTGGAAGAGTTCATTTCCGTATGTGACGGGAGCCTATTTGGAGACATTACGGATGCGACAATTCCTTATGGCCCTATTAAATACATGGGGGCTATGTGGATGTCGGCTATGGCAAGGCGCTATCCTGAGGTGAGATTTATAACTATGAGCCCTGGGGCGACGACTGGGACTGAAGGGTTTAATTCTTTGTCGTTTGTTAAACAATACGTAATGAAAACCATGATGAAAGTAATGTTATGGCTAGGTAAAGTACACCAAGTTGAAACTGGTGCTCAGCGTTATTTAAGAAGCTTGTTTGATACAAGTTTGGTCAGCGGTACATTTTACGCGAGCCAAAAAGGTTTAACTGGCCCTATAAGTGATCAGTCGAAACTGTTTAATGATTTAGCTAATCACAAGTACCAAGATAATGTATATCTGGCGATAAAAAAATTTGCAGATTAG